From one Gracilibacillus salinarum genomic stretch:
- a CDS encoding response regulator transcription factor: MYRVVIADDEPIIIRGLKKLIKWKEEGFTVIGEANNGEDLWQETLVKEPDLVITDISMPRMTGIEFIKKLRDQELDTNVLFISAYEDFSYAKDALQYGAKGYVIKPIDKEKLRNEIKQIKQGLDQNKISIQEKEQLVNLRNKDNEKKLLEVVQQFADRAITNDYYQTEITKAFKNQCYTVLSISYDSSITYHGTEAMWNENQERLLLFSIRNVLEDLTRSNEFKLFQLEQAESSLLFLINHNNTGDVLHLIQRLCKKIKDLLGIHMFCGIGDTVKNIKDLHQSKKTSLFYAQYYYFVAPSQLIERDILPEFNQKISSENLTENRELLYHAILKQNNSELQNVIGNFFEWLTVISSGKKDIVVSTCFSIVSELKETFRKIGINIYPDQKNVTLLNKLHELRTFHELKEFIVELAQYIQNELAKQETINENYQLKTILEYIEAHYYQNITLDSMAKKVHMNPYYFSSFFKKHTGQNFKKYLTKIRMDNAMNLLLTSDLLIYEIAEEVGYRNVRQFSDMFKKYFGKLPTNYRQSNLAKKT, encoded by the coding sequence ATGTATCGAGTAGTAATAGCAGATGATGAACCAATTATAATTAGGGGATTGAAGAAATTAATTAAGTGGAAGGAAGAAGGCTTTACTGTAATAGGTGAGGCGAATAATGGGGAAGATTTATGGCAGGAGACACTTGTTAAAGAGCCAGATTTAGTTATTACAGACATCTCTATGCCAAGAATGACGGGGATTGAGTTTATAAAAAAATTGAGAGATCAAGAGTTGGATACGAACGTGTTATTTATCAGCGCATACGAGGATTTTTCCTATGCGAAGGATGCTCTTCAATATGGGGCTAAAGGATATGTAATCAAGCCGATTGACAAAGAAAAGCTTCGAAATGAAATCAAGCAGATAAAACAAGGGTTAGATCAAAATAAAATAAGCATACAAGAAAAAGAACAACTAGTTAATCTAAGAAATAAAGACAATGAAAAGAAATTATTAGAAGTGGTGCAGCAATTTGCTGATAGAGCTATCACAAACGATTACTACCAAACAGAAATAACAAAAGCATTTAAAAATCAGTGTTATACAGTCCTTTCTATTTCATATGATAGCTCTATTACATACCATGGAACAGAAGCGATGTGGAACGAAAATCAAGAGCGACTACTTTTGTTTTCGATTCGAAACGTGCTCGAAGATTTGACAAGATCAAATGAGTTTAAACTCTTTCAATTAGAGCAAGCGGAATCTAGTCTTTTATTTTTAATAAATCACAATAACACGGGGGATGTGTTACACCTTATACAAAGACTTTGTAAAAAGATAAAAGATTTATTAGGAATCCATATGTTTTGTGGCATAGGCGATACTGTTAAAAATATAAAAGATTTGCACCAGTCCAAAAAAACATCTTTATTTTACGCGCAATATTATTATTTTGTTGCCCCAAGTCAGTTAATAGAAAGAGATATTCTGCCGGAATTTAATCAGAAAATTTCATCCGAAAATCTAACAGAAAACCGAGAATTACTATATCATGCAATTTTGAAACAAAATAATTCAGAATTACAGAATGTCATCGGAAACTTTTTTGAATGGCTCACCGTTATCTCATCCGGCAAAAAGGACATTGTAGTGAGTACCTGTTTTTCAATAGTAAGTGAGTTAAAGGAAACATTTCGAAAAATAGGAATCAATATTTACCCCGATCAAAAAAATGTTACTTTGTTAAACAAGTTACATGAGTTGCGTACGTTTCATGAATTGAAAGAATTTATTGTCGAATTAGCACAATATATACAAAATGAACTAGCAAAGCAAGAGACGATCAACGAGAATTATCAATTAAAAACGATTTTAGAATATATTGAAGCACATTATTATCAGAATATTACATTAGATTCGATGGCCAAAAAAGTGCATATGAATCCATATTATTTCTCCAGTTTTTTCAAAAAACATACCGGTCAGAATTTTAAGAAATATTTAACGAAAATAAGAATGGATAACGCGATGAATTTGCTCCTTACCAGTGATTTATTAATCTATGAAATCGCAGAAGAAGTAGGTTATCGTAATGTCAGACAGTTTAGCGATATGTTTAAAAAATATTTTGGAAAGTTACCTACAAATTATCGACAATCCAATCTAGCTAAAAAAACCTAA
- a CDS encoding ABC transporter substrate-binding protein, whose protein sequence is MKNKKWWLFGLFVLLLIITVGCSGGSDESSSGDSSENDSDKVELDLVYTGDPAWRQVMDEVISSFNEEHPDIVINGESATDGSYSEYLRTKDATGEFPDIFELMDVQEYYESDKLAPMPDSLSSLIRNPVEFDGTAYVLPTSATALGYIYNKKFFEENGLNQEPKTYDEFLEVMNEVKNLGETPIAVGGQDVWHMGFWLNHFLINNIFAEDRNWNAKVNSGEASWTDEEPTEAMNQMMDLFESGVVSDNWISTPDNQLAALVTSGKAMGFFSGPWMFTQLKEADPEFEIGYMPVPDQEGNINLFTGGTGAGWALSKTLEDEPEKMEAATAFYQYFYQPDVYKKVLEKMGSLPVTVEEVSYDGIDAQERLIETYNNADATVPPINEMLGENQIPPSFRDWFYKTVQEWILSDADVEEELPKVEAEWERLQGQE, encoded by the coding sequence ATGAAAAATAAGAAATGGTGGTTATTTGGATTATTTGTTCTATTACTGATCATAACTGTGGGTTGTTCGGGAGGATCCGATGAGAGTTCATCAGGGGACAGTTCAGAGAACGATTCTGATAAAGTTGAATTGGATTTAGTTTACACAGGAGACCCAGCATGGAGACAAGTGATGGATGAGGTTATATCTTCGTTTAACGAAGAACATCCGGACATTGTTATAAATGGAGAATCAGCTACGGATGGCAGTTACTCAGAGTACTTAAGAACAAAAGATGCAACTGGTGAATTTCCTGATATCTTTGAATTGATGGATGTTCAGGAATATTATGAAAGTGATAAGCTGGCGCCGATGCCAGACAGTTTAAGCTCGTTAATTCGTAACCCTGTAGAGTTTGACGGGACAGCATATGTATTACCAACTTCAGCAACAGCCCTTGGTTATATTTATAATAAGAAGTTCTTTGAAGAGAATGGTCTTAACCAAGAACCTAAAACGTATGATGAATTCCTGGAGGTTATGAATGAAGTCAAGAATTTAGGAGAAACACCTATCGCGGTAGGTGGTCAGGATGTTTGGCATATGGGGTTCTGGCTTAATCATTTCTTAATTAATAATATATTTGCGGAAGATCGCAATTGGAATGCAAAGGTAAACAGTGGAGAAGCCTCATGGACTGATGAAGAACCGACAGAAGCAATGAATCAGATGATGGACTTATTTGAAAGTGGTGTAGTAAGTGACAATTGGATCAGTACTCCAGACAATCAATTAGCAGCTTTAGTAACCAGTGGTAAAGCGATGGGATTTTTCTCAGGGCCATGGATGTTTACCCAATTAAAAGAAGCGGATCCTGAATTTGAAATAGGATATATGCCAGTACCTGATCAAGAAGGCAATATCAATTTGTTTACAGGCGGAACAGGTGCAGGATGGGCACTTTCAAAAACATTAGAGGATGAGCCGGAAAAGATGGAAGCAGCAACTGCTTTTTATCAATATTTTTATCAACCGGATGTTTATAAAAAAGTCTTGGAAAAAATGGGTTCACTGCCGGTTACTGTTGAAGAAGTGTCATATGATGGAATTGATGCGCAAGAACGTCTAATTGAAACGTATAATAATGCCGATGCTACTGTACCTCCAATCAATGAAATGCTGGGTGAAAATCAAATACCTCCAAGTTTCAGGGATTGGTTCTATAAAACTGTGCAGGAATGGATCTTAAGTGATGCTGATGTAGAAGAAGAACTACCTAAGGTAGAGGCGGAATGGGAAAGGTTGCAAGGGCAAGAATAA
- a CDS encoding nucleoside hydrolase: MNHFYTVPSSKQVRVIINTDAKCEVDDQYAVVHALLTPRLQIKGLIGTHYGKRSSIGAEESTAEIHQVLKLMGMTNRYRVVTGANHQLKNKQTPIRTEGGRLIIEEAMKDDPLPLYVLCQGPLTDVASAYLQEPKIADRLVVIWIGGGKYPHGGLEFNLSNDMKAAQIVFSSSLRLWQVPKNVYDMVRVGIAELAIKVRPRGEIGRYLYEELIAHNARNGHRNHWPKGEMWVLGDSPAVSLLIDDQEFDYKVIQAPAIDDNMNYIFKKNNRNIRVYERVDARFLLEDFFAKLALFAD, encoded by the coding sequence ATGAATCATTTTTATACAGTACCATCATCAAAACAAGTCAGAGTAATTATCAATACAGATGCCAAATGCGAAGTGGATGATCAATATGCGGTTGTTCATGCGTTATTAACACCAAGGTTACAGATAAAAGGTTTAATCGGGACTCATTATGGTAAGCGAAGTTCTATTGGTGCAGAGGAATCAACAGCGGAAATTCATCAAGTTCTTAAATTAATGGGGATGACAAATCGATATCGGGTGGTGACAGGAGCGAATCATCAATTGAAAAATAAACAAACGCCGATTCGCACTGAAGGTGGGCGATTAATTATAGAGGAGGCTATGAAAGACGACCCTCTACCTCTATATGTTTTATGTCAAGGTCCATTAACAGACGTCGCATCTGCCTATTTACAAGAACCAAAAATTGCAGATCGCCTCGTTGTCATTTGGATAGGTGGTGGGAAATATCCACATGGTGGATTAGAGTTTAACTTATCTAATGATATGAAAGCAGCCCAGATAGTGTTTAGTTCTTCTCTCAGACTTTGGCAAGTACCCAAAAATGTATATGATATGGTTAGAGTAGGTATAGCTGAACTTGCTATAAAGGTTAGACCAAGAGGAGAGATTGGACGTTATCTTTACGAAGAATTGATTGCACATAATGCTAGAAATGGACATAGAAATCACTGGCCAAAAGGAGAAATGTGGGTATTAGGAGATTCACCTGCAGTTTCCTTATTAATAGATGATCAAGAATTTGACTACAAGGTTATTCAAGCTCCTGCTATTGATGATAATATGAATTATATTTTTAAAAAGAACAATAGAAATATACGGGTGTACGAACGTGTTGACGCACGATTTTTATTAGAAGACTTCTTTGCAAAGCTCGCATTGTTTGCTGATTAA
- a CDS encoding carbohydrate ABC transporter permease, whose protein sequence is MKKIWNNHRTSLMFIFPAFFFYTLFIIYPTIVSIPYSFFSWNGISDDMTFIGWDNYSNMFQSDRFYNSVSNTFLYAVVKTILVNIIALAVAVLVDNVIKGKTFFRNVIFIPVLLSGIVLGFIWSIMYNSNFGIINALLANVGLENLQQDWLGNPELARWSLIVTMVWKQIGYHMIIYLAALQSVPKELLESADLDGATPWKRFWKVTFPLLAGAVTINVTLSFFNGMKIFEEIAVMTDGGPGFTTENLPYQIYKVAFANYQYGYGTALAVILFILTMVLTVVQNKILSKREIDM, encoded by the coding sequence ATGAAGAAAATATGGAATAATCATCGGACTTCACTTATGTTTATTTTTCCAGCATTTTTCTTTTACACATTATTTATCATTTATCCAACAATCGTTAGTATTCCTTATAGTTTCTTTTCTTGGAACGGAATTAGTGACGATATGACGTTTATTGGATGGGACAATTATAGTAACATGTTTCAAAGTGATCGTTTTTATAATTCTGTTTCTAATACTTTTTTGTATGCCGTTGTTAAGACGATTTTAGTAAATATTATAGCACTTGCAGTTGCTGTATTAGTGGACAATGTCATTAAAGGAAAGACTTTTTTTCGGAATGTTATTTTCATTCCGGTATTGTTAAGTGGTATTGTCTTAGGGTTTATTTGGAGTATTATGTATAACTCTAATTTTGGTATCATCAATGCGCTTCTAGCAAATGTGGGCTTAGAGAACTTACAGCAGGATTGGTTAGGAAATCCTGAACTTGCTAGATGGTCTTTAATCGTAACAATGGTTTGGAAACAGATCGGCTATCACATGATTATATACTTAGCTGCCTTACAATCTGTTCCAAAAGAATTATTAGAATCTGCTGATCTAGATGGAGCAACCCCGTGGAAGCGATTCTGGAAAGTAACGTTTCCACTACTGGCAGGTGCTGTTACGATCAATGTGACTTTGTCCTTCTTTAATGGGATGAAAATATTTGAAGAAATTGCCGTCATGACAGATGGGGGACCAGGTTTTACTACGGAGAATTTACCATATCAGATTTATAAGGTTGCCTTTGCAAATTATCAATATGGATATGGTACCGCATTAGCAGTTATTCTCTTCATCCTAACAATGGTGTTAACAGTTGTTCAAAATAAAATACTTTCTAAAAGGGAGATTGATATGTAA
- a CDS encoding carbohydrate ABC transporter permease — protein sequence MRKKIKAKDWLLLVLTIVVSIIIIFPVLFAFMSAFKSNGEILADPLALPSSFGFDNFQRLFEETNFLEAFTNSVIITICSLFLIVLIIPMAAYPLARQKGKFYYIVYVYFIMSFMIPFQTYMIPLFEQLDTLGLLGNLYGVINQYIAFSVSLSVLLYTSFIRGIPYTLEEAAEIDGANKFTIFWKIIFPLVTPTTVTIIVLQGLGIWNDFLLPLLVMSGMDVKTINVEIYQFIGLYSAQWGILFAGTVIAMTPMIIFFTAAQRYFVKGITAGAVKA from the coding sequence ATGAGAAAAAAGATAAAAGCAAAAGATTGGTTACTGCTGGTATTAACTATAGTCGTTTCCATTATTATCATTTTTCCAGTGTTATTTGCATTCATGTCCGCGTTCAAAAGTAATGGTGAAATTCTCGCTGACCCGTTAGCGTTACCAAGTTCCTTTGGATTTGACAATTTTCAGCGTTTATTTGAGGAAACAAATTTTTTAGAGGCATTTACGAATAGTGTCATAATTACGATATGCTCACTGTTTTTAATTGTGTTAATTATACCGATGGCTGCTTACCCTCTAGCACGACAAAAGGGGAAATTTTATTATATTGTTTACGTTTATTTCATTATGTCATTTATGATTCCGTTCCAAACTTATATGATTCCATTATTTGAACAACTGGATACATTAGGTCTGCTAGGAAATCTATATGGTGTAATTAATCAATATATTGCATTCTCTGTTTCTTTATCGGTGCTTCTTTATACTAGTTTTATCAGAGGTATACCTTATACGCTTGAAGAAGCAGCAGAAATAGATGGAGCAAACAAGTTTACGATATTCTGGAAAATCATCTTTCCTTTAGTTACACCAACGACAGTAACGATAATCGTTCTACAAGGCTTGGGGATTTGGAATGACTTTTTACTTCCTCTACTTGTAATGAGTGGAATGGATGTAAAAACAATTAATGTTGAAATCTATCAATTTATTGGTCTGTATTCTGCACAATGGGGGATTTTATTTGCCGGTACTGTCATTGCGATGACGCCAATGATTATCTTCTTTACAGCTGCACAGCGATATTTTGTAAAAGGTATTACGGCTGGGGCTGTTAAAGCGTAA
- a CDS encoding glycoside hydrolase family 43 protein has protein sequence MIQNPILPGFNPDPSFLRVGDDYYIATSTFEWFPGVRIHHSKDLNNWRLLTYPLTRISQLNLIGHPSSGGAWAPNLTYNDGVFYLIYTDVKTKSGPYKDCHNYLVTATNIEGPWSDPIFLNSSGFDPALFHDEDGRKWLMNMQWDFRKKEKTFHGILLQEYDAEEKKLTGPVRKIIEGEDHVLEGSNLYKVNGYYYIILADGGTGFNHSVSVRRSKNIQGPYEQDPMPQILTARNHPEHPVQRAGHGSLVETQTGDWYMAYLSARPLANKECPLGRETSLQKCIWTDDGWLRMAEGDGLPTAETEAPGLPETTFPSRAEKDDFNESELSFIYQSLRVPVTQDWANLTERPGYLRLHGRESLRSLHRQSVIARSIESYAMQAETVVEFSPDTFMQKAGLICVFDEMDLFYLHVTYDEKYQKVIQIIQHDQGEYDELLESPVPVKQDQSVYFKVVILGERLQFYYRVASSEWNEVGPALPFGNLGDEYGGKLGFTGAFVGVCCQDLSGQKTYADFDYFAYKNL, from the coding sequence ATGATCCAGAACCCTATTTTACCCGGTTTTAATCCAGATCCGTCTTTCTTAAGAGTGGGAGATGACTATTATATAGCAACCTCCACCTTCGAATGGTTTCCAGGTGTTAGAATTCATCATTCCAAGGATTTAAACAATTGGCGATTGCTAACTTACCCGCTTACAAGAATATCGCAATTGAACTTAATAGGACATCCAAGCTCTGGTGGTGCGTGGGCACCAAATTTAACTTATAATGATGGTGTCTTCTATTTAATTTATACAGATGTCAAAACGAAAAGCGGACCATATAAGGATTGCCATAATTATTTAGTGACCGCAACCAATATAGAAGGACCATGGTCTGACCCGATTTTTTTAAATAGTTCTGGTTTTGACCCGGCACTATTTCATGATGAGGACGGTCGTAAGTGGTTAATGAATATGCAATGGGATTTCCGCAAAAAGGAAAAAACTTTTCATGGTATTCTGCTCCAGGAATATGATGCTGAAGAAAAGAAACTGACCGGTCCTGTTCGTAAAATAATTGAAGGAGAAGACCATGTGTTGGAAGGATCTAATTTATATAAAGTGAATGGCTATTATTATATCATTCTCGCAGATGGTGGAACTGGCTTTAACCATTCTGTTTCTGTAAGGAGATCTAAAAATATCCAAGGACCTTATGAACAAGATCCAATGCCGCAAATTTTAACCGCCAGAAATCATCCCGAACATCCTGTACAGCGAGCAGGTCATGGATCACTCGTAGAAACTCAAACAGGTGATTGGTATATGGCTTACTTAAGTGCCCGACCACTGGCAAATAAGGAATGCCCGCTAGGACGTGAAACCTCCTTGCAAAAGTGTATATGGACGGATGACGGCTGGCTGCGTATGGCGGAAGGAGATGGGCTGCCGACAGCAGAGACAGAAGCACCTGGATTACCAGAGACGACTTTTCCAAGCAGAGCAGAAAAAGATGATTTTAATGAATCAGAATTATCCTTCATTTATCAATCATTACGAGTACCGGTAACACAAGATTGGGCCAACTTAACAGAAAGGCCGGGCTACCTTAGATTACATGGCAGAGAATCATTGCGATCCCTTCACAGACAGAGTGTGATTGCACGAAGTATCGAAAGTTATGCGATGCAGGCAGAGACTGTAGTGGAGTTCTCTCCTGATACGTTTATGCAAAAGGCTGGGCTAATTTGTGTGTTTGATGAAATGGACTTATTTTATCTGCATGTGACGTATGATGAAAAATATCAGAAAGTCATTCAAATTATTCAGCATGACCAGGGGGAGTACGATGAATTATTAGAATCGCCTGTTCCGGTTAAGCAAGATCAATCTGTTTATTTCAAAGTCGTTATACTTGGGGAAAGGTTGCAATTCTATTATCGAGTAGCCTCGAGTGAATGGAATGAGGTTGGTCCGGCACTACCATTTGGGAATTTAGGTGATGAATACGGAGGGAAGTTAGGCTTTACAGGCGCATTCGTCGGAGTATGTTGTCAAGACCTGTCTGGACAAAAAACATACGCTGATTTTGACTATTTTGCATATAAAAACTTGTAA
- a CDS encoding hydroxyacid dehydrogenase, whose translation MKNAIFVMNQDTFSIVYPAFIRKEISSQVNIVAEPMTQEQLRNNLSLLQEVEIIITGWGAPVIDQELLDHAPRLELILYGAGSIKAIAKEAAWESGIRFTTAVAANATPVAEFTISQILFCLKNGWCFVRDIQETKQFPSKPFAVKGAFRSKIGLISLSTVGRHTLELLRPFDIDVLAYDPFVTEEEADQLGVTLCSLEEVFQQADVVSLHTPLLEETIGMIEGEHFRLMKQGSSFINTARGAIVKEEEMVNVLQERTDITAVLDVTNPEPPSEDSFLYQLPNVVITPHMAGSEGEECGRMGVYMLEELKRYLTDQPLEWEVTKEQFIRMA comes from the coding sequence GTGAAAAACGCAATATTTGTGATGAATCAAGATACTTTTTCAATAGTGTATCCTGCTTTTATTCGAAAAGAGATCAGCAGTCAGGTCAATATTGTGGCGGAACCGATGACACAAGAGCAGTTAAGGAATAATTTATCGTTGCTGCAAGAAGTCGAAATTATCATTACTGGCTGGGGAGCCCCTGTAATTGATCAGGAACTATTAGACCATGCGCCACGTCTGGAACTTATCCTATATGGAGCGGGCTCTATTAAAGCGATCGCCAAAGAGGCTGCATGGGAAAGTGGTATTCGTTTTACCACAGCAGTGGCAGCTAACGCAACACCAGTAGCTGAGTTTACCATATCTCAAATTTTATTCTGTCTGAAAAACGGTTGGTGTTTTGTTCGGGATATACAAGAAACGAAGCAATTTCCATCCAAACCTTTTGCTGTGAAGGGGGCGTTTCGAAGTAAAATTGGTCTGATTTCACTTAGTACAGTGGGGCGGCATACCTTAGAGCTGTTGCGCCCGTTTGACATAGATGTTTTAGCCTATGATCCTTTTGTTACAGAGGAAGAAGCTGATCAACTAGGTGTTACCCTTTGCTCTTTAGAGGAAGTATTCCAGCAAGCAGATGTTGTTTCCCTGCATACACCACTTCTCGAAGAAACAATAGGCATGATTGAGGGAGAACATTTTCGCTTGATGAAACAGGGATCAAGTTTTATCAATACAGCAAGAGGTGCGATCGTAAAAGAAGAAGAAATGGTGAACGTTTTACAAGAGCGTACCGATATTACAGCTGTGCTAGATGTGACGAATCCAGAACCACCATCTGAGGATTCCTTTTTATATCAACTGCCGAATGTTGTTATTACACCGCACATGGCTGGCAGTGAAGGAGAAGAGTGTGGGCGTATGGGGGTTTATATGTTAGAGGAATTAAAGCGTTATCTTACAGATCAGCCATTGGAATGGGAAGTGACGAAAGAACAATTTATTCGGATGGCCTAA
- a CDS encoding sugar phosphate isomerase/epimerase family protein yields MKLGMCSITFRHKNTHEIIELTKKAELDAIEWGADVHVPVGDIQTAEDVGARTRNAGLEVSSYGSYYRLAEQEAQHYTFETVCQTAKALGAPAIRVWAGALGSAKASGDYRERVAGDARRIGDLAYAEGISIHLEFHDHTLTDTKESAQQLLQNVSHHNVYTYWQPPNQVSVAERLASIEAVKPWITNIHVFHWYSFEKRMHLSEGIDEWHQYLEKISQDGKERYLLMEFVKDDDVDQFLQDARALQKLKYSNHTS; encoded by the coding sequence ATGAAATTAGGTATGTGTTCGATAACGTTTCGGCATAAAAACACGCATGAAATAATCGAATTAACCAAAAAGGCAGAACTGGATGCGATTGAATGGGGCGCAGATGTTCATGTACCAGTGGGGGACATACAGACAGCTGAAGATGTTGGCGCGAGGACGAGAAATGCAGGATTAGAAGTCAGTTCATATGGCTCTTATTACCGATTGGCGGAACAAGAAGCACAACACTATACATTTGAAACAGTATGTCAAACAGCAAAGGCTTTAGGTGCACCAGCCATCCGGGTATGGGCAGGTGCCCTTGGCAGTGCTAAGGCAAGTGGCGACTATCGTGAACGAGTCGCTGGGGATGCGAGACGAATAGGCGACCTCGCATATGCCGAAGGAATTAGTATTCATTTAGAGTTTCATGATCATACATTAACAGATACAAAGGAAAGTGCTCAGCAATTATTACAGAACGTTTCGCATCATAATGTGTATACCTATTGGCAGCCTCCTAATCAGGTATCTGTAGCAGAGAGGCTTGCCAGTATCGAAGCGGTGAAACCATGGATCACCAATATCCATGTATTCCATTGGTATTCCTTTGAAAAGCGCATGCATTTATCAGAAGGAATCGATGAATGGCACCAGTATTTAGAGAAAATCAGTCAAGATGGCAAAGAACGTTATCTGTTAATGGAGTTTGTAAAAGATGATGATGTAGACCAGTTTTTGCAAGATGCGAGAGCATTACAGAAATTAAAGTATAGTAACCATACCTCATAA
- a CDS encoding DUF3189 family protein produces the protein MFHGIDDDEKDVYTIGRRNNKYVVPAIEQVASWLQKRNRTEEKKIISNTSPIVPFVMSIGGILARGLHGKISVKSSNTIRKRCVSKVRT, from the coding sequence ATTTTTCATGGTATCGATGATGATGAAAAAGATGTTTATACCATTGGCAGAAGAAATAATAAATATGTAGTACCTGCTATTGAACAAGTAGCAAGCTGGTTGCAGAAAAGAAATCGTACAGAGGAAAAGAAAATCATTTCTAACACTTCTCCTATAGTTCCTTTTGTTATGTCAATTGGAGGTATCTTAGCAAGAGGATTGCATGGAAAAATAAGCGTAAAAAGCAGTAATACAATACGTAAACGGTGTGTTAGCAAGGTACGAACTTAG
- a CDS encoding ASCH domain-containing protein has translation MNQEAQAYWNEYWGEQDQPENVSAWQFGADPDYLAQLVIDGIKTATCSAHLFYELENEPLPTTEDYSIVLNSEDKPVALIKTVEVTLTPMNEVSAEFAAAEGEGDKSYQYWWKAHETFFRNELNAIGREFSEDMLLVCERFEVIDVK, from the coding sequence ATGAATCAAGAAGCACAAGCATACTGGAATGAATATTGGGGTGAACAGGATCAACCTGAAAATGTCAGTGCATGGCAATTCGGCGCTGATCCTGATTACCTCGCACAATTAGTGATTGATGGAATCAAAACGGCAACATGCTCGGCTCATTTATTTTATGAATTGGAGAATGAACCTCTGCCGACAACAGAGGATTACAGTATTGTATTAAATAGTGAAGATAAGCCAGTTGCACTTATAAAGACGGTAGAAGTTACATTAACACCTATGAATGAGGTATCAGCAGAATTTGCTGCTGCAGAAGGTGAAGGAGATAAGTCTTATCAGTATTGGTGGAAAGCTCATGAAACATTTTTTCGAAACGAATTGAATGCAATTGGGCGGGAATTTTCTGAAGATATGTTATTGGTATGTGAGCGGTTTGAAGTGATTGATGTGAAGTGA
- a CDS encoding GNAT family N-acetyltransferase yields the protein MIFQPITEHNLTLASDIVHSNPAYNILENGNASRSMSEIRKEFLNGKTESYLIIDGEKTIGVVDFLDNNPRDNHPWIGFLMIKKEYQLLGCGKRAYEAFEKN from the coding sequence ATGATCTTCCAACCAATTACTGAACACAACCTAACACTAGCATCTGACATTGTCCATTCAAATCCAGCATACAATATACTGGAGAATGGCAATGCTTCACGATCTATGTCTGAAATTAGAAAAGAATTCTTAAATGGTAAAACCGAAAGTTATCTTATCATAGATGGAGAAAAAACGATTGGTGTTGTTGATTTTTTAGACAATAATCCTCGCGACAATCATCCGTGGATAGGGTTTTTGATGATCAAAAAAGAGTATCAATTACTAGGATGCGGAAAAAGGGCTTATGAAGCTTTTGAAAAAAATTAA
- a CDS encoding RDD family protein — MTVMNPAGFLNRLCARFLDGILITLVSGFLTLAIYGEFLRDDYYFTDWLGVIYGLLLPVVWYGYTIGRRLTGNRIVKLDGSKVGIGNMLLRDIVAGMIYAFTFGIGLIVSAFMVGIREDKRAIHDFIARTYVTTEPATEAE, encoded by the coding sequence ATGACTGTGATGAATCCAGCTGGTTTTCTAAACAGACTTTGTGCAAGATTTTTAGATGGCATTCTGATTACGCTAGTGAGCGGATTTTTGACATTAGCGATCTATGGGGAATTTTTAAGAGATGATTATTATTTTACTGATTGGTTAGGCGTTATCTATGGGTTACTTCTGCCAGTTGTGTGGTATGGTTATACAATTGGGAGAAGACTTACCGGTAATCGTATTGTGAAATTAGATGGTAGTAAAGTAGGCATAGGGAACATGTTGTTACGAGATATTGTCGCAGGTATGATATATGCTTTCACGTTTGGTATCGGTTTAATAGTTAGTGCGTTTATGGTGGGGATCAGAGAAGATAAACGTGCTATTCATGACTTTATTGCCAGAACGTATGTAACAACAGAACCGGCAACAGAAGCAGAATAA